Proteins from one Deltaproteobacteria bacterium genomic window:
- a CDS encoding AMP-binding protein — protein sequence MSSATAPAWYAVTNKTWGTVLDDSAKRWPEREAVVYGDERITYHQLRERVDRLASGLLRLGVAKGDRVALWMTNCPQWLTAQFAAYKIGAILVPVYTRFKEEETRYALAQSQSSTLIFNDEFLGKIDSLAMLRAICPELDNARPGELAAAALPQLRRVICLSRRAHDNLISYEAVAAGERNWLSKLAWAQAAVDPFDVMNMVYTSGTTGFPKGGLSLHRNNLASIYNTTARMGLNEHHRCLLNLPLFSNFGCMFVAALSFLRGAAVVLQETFDPVAAFKTIAEERITHLYGSPAYYIGYLDEPRRKQFDLSSLRGGIVGGSPLPSATMDAIAGDLGCAEILNVFGLSECGGIATTTKIDDPAELKRTTVGTPLPNARVKIVDPRTGKDAAPGEQGEICLGDALKGSCVGQGYYNMPEKTREAIDPDGWFHTGDLGVLDDHGYLRITGRVKDMFLCGGFNVYPVEIENMLHTHPKVKQAQVVGVPDHKLGEVCMAFVELREGVECAGREIVDFAARRIANYKVPRFVKFVRDFPMTGSGKVRKFVLREQAIAELNLLEEYTVAGAEHEQ from the coding sequence GTGAGTTCGGCCACCGCGCCCGCCTGGTACGCGGTTACCAACAAGACGTGGGGCACGGTGCTCGACGACAGCGCCAAGCGCTGGCCCGAGCGCGAGGCGGTGGTCTACGGCGACGAGCGCATCACTTACCACCAGCTGCGCGAGCGCGTTGACCGCTTGGCCTCGGGCTTGCTGCGGCTGGGTGTGGCCAAGGGCGATCGGGTGGCGCTGTGGATGACCAACTGCCCGCAGTGGCTCACGGCGCAGTTCGCCGCCTATAAAATCGGCGCCATCCTGGTGCCCGTGTACACCCGTTTCAAGGAAGAGGAGACCCGCTACGCCCTGGCCCAGTCGCAAAGCAGCACGCTGATCTTCAACGACGAGTTCCTCGGCAAGATCGATTCGCTGGCAATGCTGCGCGCGATTTGCCCCGAGCTCGACAACGCGCGTCCGGGCGAGCTGGCAGCGGCAGCGCTGCCGCAGCTGCGCCGGGTGATCTGCTTGAGCCGGCGCGCCCACGACAACCTCATCAGCTACGAGGCGGTAGCTGCGGGCGAGCGCAATTGGCTGTCGAAGCTGGCCTGGGCACAAGCCGCGGTCGACCCCTTCGACGTCATGAACATGGTCTACACCTCGGGCACCACCGGCTTCCCCAAGGGCGGCTTGTCGCTGCATCGCAACAACTTGGCCAGCATCTACAACACCACCGCCCGCATGGGGCTGAACGAGCACCACCGCTGCCTGCTCAACCTACCGCTGTTCAGCAACTTCGGCTGCATGTTCGTCGCCGCCCTGTCGTTCCTGCGCGGCGCCGCCGTGGTGCTGCAGGAGACCTTCGATCCCGTGGCCGCGTTCAAGACCATCGCCGAGGAACGTATCACCCACCTTTACGGCTCGCCGGCGTACTATATCGGCTATCTCGACGAACCCCGGCGCAAGCAATTCGACCTGAGCTCGCTACGCGGCGGCATCGTCGGCGGCTCACCGTTGCCGAGTGCGACCATGGATGCCATCGCTGGCGATCTCGGCTGCGCCGAAATCTTGAACGTGTTCGGACTCAGCGAGTGCGGCGGCATCGCGACCACGACCAAGATCGATGATCCGGCCGAGCTCAAGCGCACCACCGTCGGTACCCCGTTGCCCAACGCGCGGGTGAAGATCGTCGATCCGCGCACTGGCAAGGACGCCGCACCGGGCGAGCAGGGCGAGATCTGCCTCGGTGATGCGCTCAAAGGCTCTTGTGTCGGCCAGGGCTACTACAACATGCCGGAGAAGACCCGCGAGGCGATCGACCCCGACGGCTGGTTCCACACCGGCGACCTCGGTGTTCTCGACGATCACGGCTACCTGCGTATCACCGGCCGGGTGAAGGACATGTTCCTGTGCGGCGGCTTCAACGTCTACCCGGTCGAAATCGAGAACATGCTGCATACCCACCCCAAGGTGAAACAGGCGCAAGTCGTCGGCGTGCCCGATCACAAACTGGGCGAAGTCTGCATGGCTTTCGTCGAGTTGCGCGAGGGCGTGGAGTGCGCGGGCCGGGAGATCGTCGATTTCGCCGCCCGGCGCATCGCCAACTACAAGGTGCCGCGCTTCGTCAAATTCGTGCGCGACTTCCCCATGACCGGCAGCGGCAAGGTGCGCAAGTTCGTGCTCCGCGAGCAAGCCATCGCCGAGCTCAACTTGCTCGAAGAGTACACCGTGGCCGGTGCTGAACACGAACAGTGA
- a CDS encoding amidohydrolase encodes MPVIDVHAHISTKPWNDSLAKYNEALEKHYRFKAVCKTEAEMAKDFVDAGVRGMIVAWDAESNTGMPRTSNDYIAKIIKDYPEAFCGGWAMIDPWKGEMAVRELEHSIKDLGLSGLKFQQTAQGFFPNDRRFYPLYETCAALKVPVQFHTGFTGLASGTPGGMGIKLKHTQPIPYIDDVAADFPNLTVIACHPAWPWQEEMIAILLHKGNVFQELSGWSPKYFPDSLKREIRGRLQDKVMFGSDYPLIAHQRLFADYEAEKYPPAILDKIYYQNAQRILGIKL; translated from the coding sequence ATGCCAGTCATCGACGTGCACGCTCACATCAGCACCAAGCCCTGGAACGACAGCCTGGCCAAGTACAACGAGGCACTCGAAAAGCACTACCGCTTCAAAGCCGTATGTAAAACCGAGGCCGAGATGGCCAAGGACTTCGTCGACGCCGGCGTCAGGGGCATGATCGTGGCCTGGGATGCCGAGTCCAACACCGGCATGCCGCGCACCTCGAACGACTACATCGCCAAGATCATCAAGGATTACCCCGAGGCCTTCTGCGGCGGCTGGGCCATGATCGACCCATGGAAGGGCGAGATGGCGGTGCGGGAACTCGAACACTCGATCAAGGATCTCGGCTTGAGCGGCCTGAAGTTCCAGCAGACCGCCCAGGGTTTCTTCCCCAACGATCGCCGCTTCTATCCGCTGTACGAAACCTGCGCCGCGTTGAAAGTGCCGGTGCAATTCCACACCGGCTTCACCGGGCTGGCCTCGGGCACCCCCGGCGGCATGGGCATCAAGCTCAAGCACACCCAGCCGATCCCGTACATCGACGACGTCGCCGCCGATTTCCCCAATCTCACCGTCATCGCCTGCCATCCGGCCTGGCCGTGGCAGGAGGAGATGATCGCCATCCTGCTGCACAAGGGCAACGTCTTCCAGGAGCTGTCGGGCTGGTCGCCGAAATACTTCCCCGACTCGCTCAAACGCGAGATCCGCGGCCGCTTGCAGGACAAAGTCATGTTCGGCAGCGACTACCCGCTGATCGCGCACCAGCGCCTGTTTGCCGACTACGAGGCGGAGAAGTATCCGCCCGCCATCCTCGACAAGATCTACTACCAGAATGCCCAGCGCATTCTCGGCATCAAACTATGA
- a CDS encoding enoyl-CoA hydratase/isomerase family protein has product MSWPAFSTLELERDGAVTWLRLNRPARFNALTEEGCAELGAAIRVLAADADTRVLVLTGNGRGFCAGADVAGLEERLSWGLTRQIGRFERMAREIVLGLHELSVPTIAAINGAASGGGLSLALACDLRVIAADATITFGFTGVGLIPDLGATYFLPRLIGLPQACRLLWTNRRLSAEQALAVGLVDEISAAGELAGQVTALARQIAAAPQLAVRLGRAAMRAALHGTLAEALDTEGLAQSLCLQSADHQQRVRAFLQRPAGQNRAAAIE; this is encoded by the coding sequence ATGAGTTGGCCCGCTTTCAGCACTCTCGAGCTCGAGCGCGACGGTGCGGTGACGTGGCTGCGGCTGAACCGGCCGGCGCGCTTCAACGCGCTGACGGAAGAAGGCTGCGCCGAGTTGGGTGCCGCCATCCGCGTGCTTGCTGCCGACGCCGACACCCGCGTGCTTGTGCTCACCGGCAACGGCCGCGGTTTTTGCGCCGGCGCGGATGTCGCCGGGCTCGAAGAGCGCTTGAGCTGGGGCCTGACACGGCAGATCGGACGCTTCGAGCGCATGGCGCGCGAGATCGTGCTCGGGTTGCATGAGCTGAGCGTGCCGACGATTGCCGCCATCAACGGCGCGGCCAGCGGCGGCGGGCTGAGTCTGGCGCTGGCGTGCGACCTGCGCGTGATCGCGGCCGACGCCACTATCACTTTCGGTTTCACCGGGGTCGGTTTGATTCCCGACCTGGGTGCGACCTACTTCTTGCCGCGACTGATCGGCCTGCCGCAGGCCTGCCGGCTGCTGTGGACCAACCGCCGGCTGAGCGCGGAGCAGGCACTGGCCGTAGGCTTGGTGGACGAGATCAGTGCGGCCGGCGAGCTGGCCGGCCAGGTGACGGCACTGGCGCGGCAGATCGCCGCCGCGCCGCAACTGGCAGTCCGCCTAGGCCGCGCGGCGATGCGGGCGGCGCTGCACGGGACGTTGGCCGAGGCGCTCGACACCGAGGGACTGGCCCAAAGCCTCTGCCTCCAGTCGGCCGATCACCAGCAACGCGTGCGCGCCTTTTTGCAGCGGCCGGCCGGGCAGAATCGCGCCGCCGCCATCGAGTGA
- a CDS encoding FadR family transcriptional regulator, with protein MAELAPIEKNVKISHKVVEQFKALIAEGKLQAGQRLPTEKELAETLRVSRPTLREALMVLEAIGYIEIRPREGSFVRTMIPATLGEPVLTMLERHPEKIFELFEVRRRIDPDGAALAAERANDRELAQLRELLEQAKVLVAGGKSIFSPEVADLYAKTFFRLAEATHNSIYAYLMRMLWTMVEGAFSYSREKLAFAPHLFGKMFRQYVAIVEAVIARDPVKARQAVARHLDFGEQELRRVLEEEKKNSKQREAGELAESEAGPGKPAASL; from the coding sequence ATGGCCGAACTGGCGCCCATCGAAAAGAACGTCAAGATTTCACACAAGGTCGTCGAGCAGTTCAAAGCCTTGATTGCCGAAGGCAAGCTGCAGGCCGGGCAGCGGCTGCCGACCGAGAAGGAGCTGGCCGAAACCCTGCGGGTCAGCCGCCCTACGCTGCGCGAGGCCCTGATGGTGCTCGAAGCCATCGGCTACATCGAAATCCGGCCGCGCGAGGGCAGCTTCGTACGCACGATGATTCCGGCCACGCTCGGCGAACCGGTCTTGACCATGCTCGAACGCCACCCGGAAAAGATCTTCGAGCTCTTCGAGGTGCGCCGCCGCATTGACCCCGACGGCGCCGCGCTGGCGGCCGAGCGCGCCAACGATCGCGAACTGGCGCAGCTGCGTGAGTTGCTGGAGCAGGCCAAAGTGCTGGTCGCCGGCGGCAAGTCGATCTTCTCGCCCGAGGTCGCCGACCTCTACGCCAAGACCTTCTTCCGCCTCGCCGAGGCCACCCACAACAGCATCTACGCCTATCTGATGCGCATGCTGTGGACCATGGTGGAGGGCGCCTTCTCGTACAGCCGCGAGAAGCTCGCCTTCGCCCCGCATCTGTTCGGCAAGATGTTCCGCCAGTACGTGGCCATCGTCGAGGCCGTGATCGCGCGCGATCCGGTCAAGGCGCGCCAAGCCGTCGCCCGTCATCTCGACTTCGGCGAGCAGGAGCTGCGCCGCGTCTTGGAAGAGGAGAAGAAGAACAGCAAGCAGAGAGAAGCCGGCGAACTCGCCGAGAGCGAAGCCGGCCCCGGCAAACCTGCGGCCTCGCTCTGA
- a CDS encoding SCP2 sterol-binding domain-containing protein, translated as MPITQPREWFETELPAAVQADPKKIENFTGTLLFQINGDQGGTWTLDIRDQKMNIKAEAAATPDITVTMKDADFVNFINKKLSGQMAFMTGKLKVKGNMQLAMKLNGLL; from the coding sequence ATGCCGATCACACAACCCCGGGAATGGTTCGAGACCGAATTGCCCGCCGCGGTGCAAGCCGATCCCAAGAAGATCGAGAACTTCACCGGCACGCTGCTGTTCCAGATCAACGGCGATCAGGGCGGCACTTGGACGCTCGACATCCGCGACCAGAAGATGAACATCAAGGCGGAGGCAGCGGCCACCCCCGACATCACCGTCACGATGAAGGACGCCGACTTCGTCAACTTCATCAACAAGAAGCTCTCCGGCCAGATGGCCTTCATGACCGGCAAGCTGAAGGTCAAAGGCAACATGCAGCTGGCCATGAAGCTCAACGGCCTGCTCTGA
- a CDS encoding NAD-dependent epimerase/dehydratase family protein produces the protein MKAFVTGATGYVGQAVVRDLLAHGHQVRALVRKTSDTRYLDGLEVERAYGDLREPQSLRAGMEGCDTLFHVGAAVALWAADPSEFIDANVLGTRMILRLARELRYQKVVYTSSIACVGPHLDGTPATEESVYRWTPSDPYMMSKYMAEMEALQEVARGCPVVIVNPASCYGEFDYRPSLPGMLVLHFLCGRMKVYIDSTMNMIDIRDQARGHVLAAEKGRVGERYLIGNENVRVLDACQMMHEITGLPMPKFRIPIRVAMFFGLIAQLRAEYITRKAPSMNYHAMKMGQFHIAYDCSKAVRELGLELHPVRHGLERAIDWFMNNGFVPEKNVRIYREHRAKLGPAPATATA, from the coding sequence GTGAAGGCCTTCGTCACCGGCGCCACCGGCTACGTCGGCCAGGCGGTGGTGCGCGACCTGCTCGCGCACGGCCACCAGGTCAGGGCGTTGGTCCGCAAAACCAGCGACACCCGTTACCTCGACGGCCTCGAGGTCGAGCGGGCGTATGGGGACCTGCGCGAGCCCCAGTCGCTGCGCGCAGGCATGGAAGGCTGCGATACGCTGTTCCACGTTGGCGCCGCCGTCGCGCTCTGGGCGGCCGACCCGAGCGAGTTCATCGACGCCAACGTCTTGGGCACCCGCATGATCCTGCGGCTGGCCCGCGAGTTGCGCTACCAAAAGGTCGTGTACACCAGCAGCATCGCCTGCGTCGGGCCGCACCTCGACGGCACGCCGGCCACCGAGGAATCGGTCTACCGCTGGACGCCGAGCGATCCTTACATGATGTCGAAGTACATGGCCGAGATGGAAGCGCTGCAGGAGGTCGCGCGCGGCTGCCCGGTCGTGATCGTCAACCCGGCGTCGTGCTACGGCGAGTTCGACTACCGGCCCTCGCTACCGGGCATGCTGGTGCTGCACTTCCTGTGCGGCCGGATGAAGGTCTACATCGACAGCACCATGAACATGATCGATATCCGCGACCAGGCCCGCGGGCACGTGCTGGCGGCCGAGAAGGGGCGCGTCGGCGAGCGCTATCTGATCGGCAACGAGAACGTCCGCGTGTTGGACGCCTGCCAGATGATGCACGAGATCACCGGCCTGCCGATGCCCAAGTTCCGCATTCCCATCCGGGTCGCGATGTTCTTCGGGCTGATCGCCCAGTTGCGCGCCGAGTACATCACCCGCAAGGCGCCGTCGATGAACTACCATGCGATGAAGATGGGCCAGTTCCACATCGCCTACGATTGCTCGAAGGCCGTGCGCGAGCTGGGCCTCGAACTGCACCCGGTGCGCCACGGGCTGGAGCGCGCCATCGACTGGTTTATGAACAACGGCTTCGTGCCCGAGAAGAACGTTCGCATCTATCGCGAGCATCGTGCGAAGCTGGGACCGGCCCCGGCCACGGCAACCGCATGA
- a CDS encoding FAD-dependent oxidoreductase has translation MSQFEYLFSPLRIGNVTVDNRIVMMPATTLLSSDHLIGDRHIAYYAERAKGGAGLVIVETLIVHPSSQPLMNEAFAYDEREVPRYRELTKAVHAHGAKVFAQIAHGGRQLIDGSISRLPLLGVSPLALSVASETPHEMDEQEIAELIEAYATCAGHIRDGGFDGVELHASHGYLIQQFFSPLSNQRTDRWGGALENRMRFAFEVIKAVRRSAGDDFVLGLRLSADEFVPGGLTTDDTQEIARHLVATGQLNYLSVSAGMGQTPFLITCDMSFPPGSQAYLAGLIREVAGEVPVFASQRINDPILAERILAEGQADMVGMTRALIADPELPRKAREGRLAEIRACIGCNQNCIGRVMQSKSIGCIQNAAAGREREWGIGTLSAAPKRKRVTVIGGGPGGMECARILAERGHAVTLYEKAAQLGGQINLITQAAGRQEFGGVVRYLAYQMEKLEIDVRLQTAATAAAVLAEKPDAVVVATGSLPAHPELPGADGPNVCDVSELLAGRVQPGKRAVVIDGECHYRALTAADFLLNREVAVEVLSPVFFVGMNVAMPSLIITYMNLCSKGAVFTPMHMVRSIAGDSVNAFHVFSFAERTITDIDTVVFAYPGRADDALYKQLKGQVPELYQIGDCVAPRKVDMAILEGHEVGRRI, from the coding sequence ATGAGCCAGTTCGAGTACCTCTTCAGTCCCCTGCGCATCGGCAACGTGACGGTCGACAACCGCATCGTCATGATGCCGGCCACCACGCTGCTGTCGTCCGATCATCTGATCGGCGACCGGCACATCGCTTACTATGCCGAGCGCGCCAAGGGCGGCGCTGGGCTGGTGATCGTCGAGACCCTGATCGTGCATCCGAGCTCGCAGCCGTTGATGAACGAGGCGTTTGCATACGACGAGCGCGAAGTGCCCCGCTATCGCGAGCTGACCAAGGCGGTGCACGCGCATGGGGCAAAGGTCTTCGCCCAGATCGCCCACGGCGGCCGGCAGCTGATCGACGGCAGCATCTCACGCCTGCCGCTGCTCGGGGTGTCGCCGTTGGCGCTGTCGGTGGCGAGCGAGACCCCGCACGAAATGGACGAACAGGAAATCGCCGAGCTGATCGAAGCCTACGCCACCTGCGCCGGCCACATCCGCGACGGCGGCTTCGACGGCGTCGAGCTGCACGCCTCGCACGGCTACCTGATCCAGCAGTTCTTTTCGCCGCTGAGTAACCAGCGCACCGACCGCTGGGGCGGCGCGCTGGAGAACCGCATGCGTTTCGCTTTCGAGGTCATCAAGGCGGTGCGCCGCAGCGCCGGCGATGACTTCGTGCTCGGCCTGCGCTTGTCGGCCGACGAGTTCGTGCCCGGCGGCTTGACCACCGACGATACCCAGGAGATCGCCCGCCACCTGGTGGCCACGGGCCAGCTCAACTACCTCTCGGTCAGCGCCGGCATGGGGCAAACCCCGTTCCTGATCACCTGCGACATGAGCTTCCCGCCGGGTTCGCAAGCCTATCTGGCCGGACTGATCCGCGAGGTGGCGGGCGAGGTCCCAGTGTTCGCCTCGCAGCGGATCAACGATCCGATCCTGGCCGAGCGCATCCTCGCCGAGGGCCAGGCCGACATGGTCGGCATGACGCGGGCCTTGATCGCCGACCCCGAACTGCCGCGCAAGGCGCGCGAGGGCCGGCTGGCCGAAATCCGCGCCTGCATCGGTTGCAACCAGAACTGCATCGGCCGCGTCATGCAGAGCAAGTCGATCGGCTGCATCCAGAACGCTGCCGCCGGCCGCGAGCGCGAGTGGGGTATTGGCACGCTGAGCGCGGCCCCGAAGCGCAAGCGCGTCACCGTCATCGGCGGCGGCCCCGGCGGTATGGAGTGTGCCCGCATCCTGGCCGAACGCGGCCACGCGGTCACGCTTTACGAAAAGGCGGCTCAGCTCGGCGGCCAGATCAATCTCATCACCCAAGCGGCCGGCCGCCAGGAGTTCGGCGGCGTCGTGCGCTACCTCGCCTACCAGATGGAGAAGCTCGAAATCGACGTGCGCTTGCAGACGGCGGCAACCGCCGCGGCCGTCCTGGCTGAGAAGCCGGATGCGGTGGTGGTGGCCACCGGCTCACTGCCGGCACACCCCGAGCTCCCGGGTGCCGACGGGCCCAACGTCTGTGACGTCAGCGAGCTGCTGGCGGGCCGCGTGCAACCCGGCAAGCGGGCCGTGGTCATCGACGGCGAGTGCCATTACCGCGCGCTGACGGCGGCCGACTTCCTGCTCAACCGGGAAGTTGCCGTCGAAGTGCTCAGCCCCGTGTTCTTCGTCGGCATGAACGTTGCCATGCCGAGCTTGATCATCACTTACATGAACCTGTGCAGCAAAGGCGCGGTGTTCACGCCCATGCATATGGTCCGCAGCATCGCCGGCGACAGCGTCAACGCTTTTCACGTCTTCTCCTTCGCCGAGCGCACGATCACGGACATCGACACGGTGGTGTTCGCCTATCCTGGCCGGGCGGACGACGCGCTTTACAAGCAGCTCAAGGGACAGGTGCCCGAGCTGTACCAGATCGGCGATTGCGTTGCGCCCCGCAAGGTCGACATGGCCATCCTCGAAGGGCACGAGGTCGGACGGCGGATATGA
- a CDS encoding CoA transferase — translation MTALATPAFGPLPGLRILDTGRNNAGPWAASLAADFGAEVIHVEPLQGEIYRFDQSAWAQEKRNQRDLTLNLGNPQGREIFLQLCARADIWIESSIPGTYGRLGLTDEAVWKVNPKLVIVHVSGFGQTGHPDYVRRASYDMIGQAFGGLMFIQGLPEPNPPIAAKPYLCDYITGLWSLWSALAAYVSAQRTGKGQAIDISQYECMLRMLADTAINYFQNDEVKQRLGNRHPVAVPWDTYQSGDGVWFCINAASEPFSRLCRALGVDPDDERWSPQFEKCLSGMPGAVAFEAELRRWLQAHTAAEVEAILTVEYQVPCQRVYSIKDLADDPHCAARENFIEWDDPVWDRVKGVGIIPKFSATPGQVWRGAPGLGQDNAEILGALGYSPERVAELRAAGVIGEDYS, via the coding sequence ATGACGGCATTAGCCACGCCGGCCTTCGGCCCGCTGCCAGGGCTGCGCATTCTCGACACCGGCCGCAACAACGCCGGGCCGTGGGCGGCCTCGCTGGCGGCGGATTTCGGCGCCGAGGTCATCCACGTCGAGCCGCTGCAAGGCGAGATCTACCGCTTCGATCAATCCGCTTGGGCGCAGGAAAAACGCAACCAGCGCGACCTCACGCTCAATCTCGGCAACCCGCAAGGCCGGGAGATATTCTTGCAGCTGTGCGCGCGCGCCGACATCTGGATCGAGAGCTCCATCCCCGGCACTTACGGCCGGCTCGGGCTGACCGACGAGGCGGTCTGGAAGGTCAACCCCAAGCTGGTCATCGTCCACGTCTCCGGCTTCGGCCAGACCGGCCACCCCGACTACGTCCGGCGCGCCTCCTACGACATGATCGGCCAAGCCTTCGGCGGGCTGATGTTCATCCAGGGCCTGCCCGAGCCCAATCCGCCGATCGCCGCCAAGCCCTATTTGTGCGATTACATCACCGGTTTGTGGTCGCTGTGGTCGGCGCTGGCGGCGTACGTCAGCGCGCAACGCACCGGCAAAGGCCAGGCCATCGACATCTCCCAATACGAGTGCATGCTGCGCATGCTCGCCGACACCGCGATCAACTATTTCCAGAACGACGAGGTCAAGCAGCGGCTGGGCAACCGCCATCCGGTGGCGGTGCCGTGGGACACCTATCAGAGCGGCGACGGCGTGTGGTTTTGCATCAACGCCGCCAGCGAGCCGTTCTCGCGCCTGTGCCGCGCCCTCGGCGTCGATCCCGACGACGAGCGCTGGTCGCCGCAGTTCGAGAAATGTCTTTCAGGCATGCCTGGGGCAGTTGCCTTCGAGGCCGAGCTGCGCCGCTGGCTGCAGGCGCACACTGCCGCCGAGGTCGAAGCCATTCTCACCGTCGAGTACCAGGTGCCGTGCCAGCGGGTGTACAGCATCAAGGATTTAGCTGACGATCCGCATTGTGCGGCGCGGGAGAACTTCATCGAGTGGGACGATCCGGTGTGGGACCGGGTCAAGGGCGTGGGCATCATTCCGAAATTCTCGGCCACTCCGGGGCAGGTCTGGCGCGGAGCGCCGGGCCTGGGTCAGGACAATGCCGAAATCCTCGGGGCGCTCGGTTACAGCCCGGAACGGGTGGCCGAATTACGCGCGGCCGGGGTCATCGGCGAGGACTACAGCTGA
- a CDS encoding acyl-CoA/acyl-ACP dehydrogenase produces the protein MDFGFTQEQELLRNTVRDFMRRECPPQYVRSCDEQHRFPSELRAKMAAQGWFGTMVPEAYGGSGRGIIDIAIIIEETARWGIGCDFIPTGIFSAEALSKYGSEAQKQKYLPRIARGEVIFGISFTEPEAGTDFAALTTSADARGDELVLNGHKMFTSLINLADVIIVAARTDKTAKKHKGISLLLLDPKAPGVTMREIPKLGGHIIPTYEVWYENVRVPRENLLGELNNGWYQLIATINTERVGISAHNTGSARAALDYAVQYVGQRQQFGQPIGKFQAIQHKLAADYLEVEAARLLTYSAAWYLSQGDSVETHMQCALAKLKSSEIYKQVTLDGMQVMGGYGYCMEFPMQRWLREAVLQTVDLGNTEVMLSTIAFLMGMPR, from the coding sequence ATGGATTTCGGCTTCACCCAAGAGCAAGAGCTGCTGCGTAACACCGTGCGCGACTTCATGCGCCGCGAATGCCCGCCGCAATACGTGCGCAGCTGCGATGAGCAACACCGTTTCCCGTCGGAGCTGCGCGCCAAGATGGCGGCGCAGGGCTGGTTCGGCACCATGGTGCCGGAGGCCTACGGCGGCAGCGGCCGCGGCATCATCGACATCGCCATCATCATCGAGGAGACGGCGCGCTGGGGCATCGGCTGCGATTTCATTCCCACCGGCATCTTCAGCGCCGAGGCGCTGTCCAAGTACGGCAGCGAGGCGCAGAAACAGAAGTACCTGCCGCGCATCGCCCGCGGCGAGGTGATCTTCGGGATTTCCTTCACCGAGCCGGAGGCCGGCACCGATTTCGCCGCCCTCACCACCAGCGCCGACGCCCGCGGCGATGAACTGGTGCTCAACGGGCACAAGATGTTCACCAGCCTGATCAATCTCGCCGACGTCATCATCGTCGCCGCCCGCACCGACAAGACGGCGAAGAAGCACAAGGGCATCTCGCTGCTGCTGCTCGACCCCAAGGCGCCCGGCGTCACCATGCGCGAGATCCCCAAACTCGGCGGCCACATCATTCCCACCTACGAGGTCTGGTACGAGAACGTGCGCGTCCCACGCGAGAACCTCCTGGGCGAGTTGAACAACGGCTGGTATCAGCTGATCGCCACCATCAACACCGAACGCGTCGGCATCTCGGCGCACAATACCGGCAGCGCCCGCGCCGCGCTCGACTACGCCGTGCAATACGTCGGCCAGCGCCAGCAGTTCGGCCAGCCGATCGGCAAGTTCCAGGCGATCCAGCACAAGCTGGCGGCCGATTACCTCGAGGTCGAAGCGGCGCGCTTGCTCACTTACAGCGCCGCCTGGTACCTCTCGCAGGGCGATAGCGTCGAAACTCACATGCAGTGCGCGCTGGCCAAGTTGAAGTCGTCCGAGATCTACAAGCAGGTGACGCTCGACGGCATGCAGGTGATGGGCGGCTACGGCTACTGCATGGAGTTCCCGATGCAGCGCTGGCTGCGCGAGGCGGTGCTGCAAACCGTCGATCTCGGCAACACCGAGGTCATGCTCTCGACCATCGCCTTTCTCATGGGGATGCCGAGGTAA
- a CDS encoding alpha/beta fold hydrolase translates to MPTVTTAGAKLYYEEAGAGSAVVLAHGGGGDLSQWRHQVPALAAHHRVIAFDARGHGRSAASTPPGRITDFADDIAELLRHLGIARAHLIGATLGGVAVLEFALARPAAVQSLVLISTAPDTTEEMRLRFEASAEVVESGDLAGFAEGFISFIFSSDFADSHPDDLADFRQRLERIDPAGYAASIRALGNRPDLTPRLGQLRVPALIVTGALDPIPTSAPGAALLAQALPNARNQVIPDAAHLPQIERPDLFNRLVLDFFAAAERQAAGTAPRPPGAGHEGVA, encoded by the coding sequence ATGCCTACCGTCACGACTGCCGGCGCAAAGCTCTACTACGAAGAGGCCGGGGCCGGCTCGGCGGTGGTGTTGGCCCACGGCGGCGGCGGCGATCTCAGCCAATGGCGCCATCAGGTCCCCGCGCTGGCAGCACACCACCGCGTGATTGCCTTCGATGCGCGCGGCCACGGCCGCTCCGCGGCGAGCACGCCACCCGGACGAATCACCGACTTCGCCGACGACATCGCCGAGTTGTTGCGTCACCTCGGCATTGCCCGCGCGCACTTGATCGGCGCCACCCTCGGCGGCGTCGCGGTGCTGGAGTTCGCCCTCGCCCGGCCCGCCGCGGTGCAAAGCCTGGTGCTGATCAGCACTGCACCCGATACCACCGAGGAGATGCGTCTGCGCTTTGAAGCTTCCGCCGAGGTGGTCGAGTCCGGCGACCTCGCCGGCTTTGCCGAAGGCTTCATCAGTTTCATCTTCTCGTCCGACTTTGCCGACAGCCATCCGGACGACCTGGCGGACTTCCGCCAGCGGCTCGAACGGATCGACCCGGCCGGCTATGCCGCCTCGATTCGCGCTCTGGGCAATCGACCTGACCTGACCCCCCGCCTCGGACAGCTGCGGGTGCCGGCGTTGATCGTGACCGGTGCCCTCGACCCGATCCCGACCTCGGCACCCGGCGCGGCGCTGCTCGCGCAGGCGTTGCCGAACGCACGCAACCAAGTCATCCCAGATGCGGCGCATCTGCCGCAGATCGAGCGGCCGGACCTCTTTAATCGCTTGGTGCTCGACTTCTTCGCCGCGGCAGAGCGGCAAGCGGCGGGCACTGCGCCGCGGCCACCCGGCGCGGGACATGAGGGAGTAGCATGA